The proteins below come from a single Roseiflexus sp. RS-1 genomic window:
- a CDS encoding rhodanese-like domain-containing protein, translating to MKRLFLLLLIISAYAIAACSAPATTAPIVAGSAPSSTINIDNLPLNVDVATVRALQERDDVVLIDVREPEEYAAGHIPGVRLIPMGEVPSRLNEIPTDKTVIVTCRSGNRSGQITDFLRRNGFTRVHNMQGGILAWQRAGYPVEK from the coding sequence ATGAAACGTCTCTTTCTCCTGCTGCTCATCATATCCGCATATGCAATAGCAGCCTGCAGTGCACCAGCGACAACCGCACCCATCGTTGCAGGCAGTGCACCGTCGAGTACCATCAACATCGACAATCTGCCGCTCAACGTCGATGTCGCCACAGTACGTGCGCTCCAGGAGCGGGATGATGTCGTCCTGATCGACGTGCGCGAGCCGGAAGAATACGCTGCCGGACACATCCCCGGCGTGCGTCTTATTCCGATGGGCGAGGTTCCTTCCCGCCTGAACGAGATCCCGACCGACAAGACGGTGATCGTCACCTGCCGCAGCGGCAACCGCAGTGGACAGATCACCGATTTCCTGCGACGCAACGGCTTCACCCGCGTCCACAACATGCAGGGCGGCATTCTCGCCTGGCAACGCGCCGGGTATCCCGTCGAGAAGTAA
- a CDS encoding LuxR C-terminal-related transcriptional regulator has product MLRKRADTALAWLTLDEHDNDPIHFWRYVALAVHSAINNCGAAMIEALAGPQPAPIRPLLVATINEIGAQEQHLVLVLDDYHFIDLPAIHDDLAFLLNHAPPNLHGVIITRADPPLPLHRWRARGQLLEVRMDDLRFDLMEAAELLNGVMRLGFDEEDIATLLRQTEGWPAALYLAGLALREDDPATRRQRIARLAQSNRFIIEYLTEEILAQQPPDVHEFLLCISVLERFCGPLCDAVAGRSGSAALLESLAQRNLFLIPLSTAANDNERWFRFHRLFGDLLRSQLSSTHSADIPALYRRAAAWHAARGDIEQAIEYALAGRDFDAATHLLDRAASTLVMEGRAALLERWLNLLPDELRQTLPHASIAFAWALILRGRYSEVEPYIVQVETIIPADDPALRGELHAVRAVLAEIKGQLAEALHHAQQALDHAPSDHRIAHAVAKTAIAGALRAAGDVNAAIVAYEQAVPLCVAARLPLPALLGRAHLGMLYLVQGRLRNAEATVRPVLTSAAFMPAAAPAFIAYSALLIERNQLDEARQQLQHALNLAQQSGHTAALAQCFIHLARVQRALGDFAGAQAALDAAAAYVAQGVPVWIEPMLIAERVHLYLDQGAVTKARRVLTGHGTHSDSVAGVSREAVPLARARLLLHQGRNADARALLDEVIALAEASDRQGRVIEALVLRALANDALGDESAALDDLRRSVTLAAPEGFVRVFLDAGPRMAKLLYRAGSPAAHRLLEAFPPTIRERSATLSELSEPLSERERDILRLMARGLTYRQIASELMISINTVRYHVKSLYSKLQVSSRTLALARARDLHLLDGA; this is encoded by the coding sequence ATGCTGCGGAAGCGTGCTGATACGGCGCTGGCATGGCTGACGCTCGACGAACACGACAACGATCCGATCCACTTCTGGCGCTACGTGGCTCTGGCAGTGCACAGCGCCATCAACAACTGCGGCGCCGCAATGATCGAGGCGCTGGCAGGACCGCAACCGGCGCCGATTCGACCACTGCTTGTTGCGACGATCAACGAGATAGGAGCGCAGGAACAGCACCTCGTCCTTGTGCTGGACGATTATCATTTCATCGATCTGCCCGCCATTCATGACGATCTGGCGTTTCTTCTGAATCACGCGCCCCCGAACCTGCATGGTGTGATCATCACGCGCGCCGACCCGCCACTGCCACTGCACCGCTGGCGTGCACGCGGTCAGTTGCTCGAGGTGCGGATGGACGATCTGCGCTTCGATCTGATGGAAGCGGCGGAGTTACTCAATGGGGTCATGCGCCTGGGGTTCGATGAAGAGGATATAGCGACTCTGCTGCGGCAGACCGAAGGATGGCCTGCTGCTCTCTACCTGGCAGGGCTGGCGTTGCGCGAAGACGATCCTGCAACCCGGCGTCAGCGCATCGCACGACTGGCGCAGAGCAACCGGTTCATCATCGAATATCTCACCGAAGAGATACTGGCGCAACAACCTCCAGACGTGCATGAGTTCCTGCTGTGCATCTCCGTTCTGGAACGATTCTGCGGTCCGCTATGCGACGCCGTTGCCGGCAGGAGCGGCAGCGCCGCGCTTCTCGAATCACTGGCGCAACGCAATCTGTTTCTCATCCCGCTCAGTACTGCGGCAAACGACAATGAGCGCTGGTTTCGTTTTCACCGGTTGTTTGGCGATCTGCTGCGCAGTCAGTTATCGAGCACTCATTCGGCGGATATTCCTGCACTGTACCGGCGCGCGGCAGCCTGGCACGCTGCGCGTGGCGACATCGAGCAGGCCATCGAGTATGCCCTGGCAGGGCGCGATTTCGATGCTGCCACGCATCTTCTTGACCGGGCCGCCAGCACGCTGGTGATGGAAGGACGGGCAGCGCTCCTTGAACGCTGGTTGAACCTCTTGCCCGACGAACTGCGACAGACATTGCCGCACGCCAGCATTGCCTTTGCCTGGGCGCTCATTCTGCGCGGGCGGTATAGCGAGGTCGAGCCGTACATTGTACAGGTGGAAACGATCATACCGGCAGACGACCCTGCACTCCGTGGTGAACTCCATGCCGTGCGCGCCGTCCTCGCCGAAATCAAAGGACAGCTGGCAGAGGCGCTCCACCACGCGCAGCAGGCGCTCGACCATGCCCCTTCCGATCATCGTATCGCCCATGCAGTGGCAAAGACGGCAATTGCTGGAGCGCTGCGCGCGGCTGGCGATGTAAACGCCGCTATCGTTGCATATGAACAGGCTGTGCCGCTCTGTGTCGCCGCACGCCTGCCACTGCCAGCGCTCCTGGGGCGCGCGCATCTCGGCATGCTGTATCTGGTGCAGGGAAGGTTGCGCAACGCCGAGGCGACGGTGCGACCGGTTTTGACCTCAGCGGCGTTTATGCCTGCCGCTGCACCCGCTTTTATTGCGTACAGCGCGCTTCTGATCGAACGCAACCAGCTGGACGAAGCCCGGCAGCAGTTGCAACACGCACTCAACCTGGCGCAGCAGAGCGGACATACCGCTGCGCTGGCGCAATGCTTTATTCATCTGGCGCGGGTGCAGCGCGCCCTCGGCGACTTCGCAGGCGCCCAGGCCGCACTCGATGCCGCTGCCGCATATGTTGCCCAGGGTGTTCCAGTATGGATCGAACCGATGCTGATCGCCGAACGTGTGCATCTCTACCTCGATCAGGGCGCAGTGACGAAAGCCAGGCGTGTACTGACCGGGCACGGTACACATAGCGACTCGGTTGCTGGAGTGAGCCGGGAGGCGGTACCGCTGGCACGCGCACGCCTGCTGCTGCACCAGGGGCGCAACGCCGACGCGCGCGCACTGCTTGATGAGGTGATCGCTCTGGCGGAAGCATCTGATCGGCAGGGAAGAGTCATCGAGGCGCTGGTGCTGCGTGCACTGGCAAACGATGCGTTGGGTGACGAGTCCGCTGCGCTCGACGATCTGCGACGCTCAGTGACCCTGGCGGCGCCGGAAGGGTTCGTGCGCGTCTTCCTCGATGCAGGCCCGCGTATGGCAAAACTGCTCTATCGCGCAGGCAGCCCCGCTGCCCATCGTCTGCTGGAAGCGTTTCCTCCGACGATCCGTGAGCGCAGCGCCACACTGTCAGAACTGAGCGAACCGCTCAGCGAACGCGAACGTGACATTCTGCGCCTGATGGCGCGTGGATTGACCTACCGACAGATTGCCAGCGAACTGATGATCAGCATCAACACGGTGCGTTACCACGTCAAGAGTCTCTACAGCAAACTCCAGGTCAGCAGCCGCACCCTGGCGCTTGCCCGCGCGCGCGATCTCCATCTGCTCGATGGGGCATAA